The DNA sequence ccagatgagtggtcgctttaggccaatgtgtgccttggatccagtaaacgagcatggtgggacctgctcggggttagtgtctgactgatcagcagcctaacctttgatttttaaaaataaatttaatatccaattctaattgataccctaaaagaaaaacaaatcttgatattgagattgattccatTAGACATtggtttccttcagcttatgattGATGTTTTAAATTGacattgttatacttgctgagcttgttagctcactcttgcaatactttatgttctttccagtgaaggcagagaaagttggtaacgacgaccctcaggctagtggtaaggccaggattccaggctgagagatggagagagctatcagcagcacttggcttttattatatgtattagTTTGAGTAACGAGACACAAGTGATGTGTAAACTTGTaagaattaagtttatattttgggatttgggtttgtaataattaaagttatgttgtggcttgttttatactttaacctgttgcgatccatggacagttaagggtcactgcatatattatattaattataggtttatgttatggtgtggaccccaaacttctgacccgggtttggagggcgtcacaggttggtatcagagcgacaggttttaagtcaatgaaacaagcctagattgttaggttgggtagaagattaggactagaaatgagtgataggtagatagaacgttgagaggttgaGGTTAATTCGTAAAAGATTTAGGGTTGATTTTGGTAGTGGATACAGATTCTTATACGTGTTTGTTGATTCTCAGACTATCAGGCATGTCAGGCcccagtaccccggttcattcTGATCATTCAGAGTCGACGGTTGAAGGACTTCCACCCCGTCCTGGAGTTGTACCTATATCTCCACCCAGGGCACCTACACCCCCACCTGTAGCTGGACCTTCACGTCCACCTGGATACTCTCGTAGTGGACAGACCCCTATTGCAGCTATACCACTTAGGGCTATACCCCCGCCCGCACCTGTGATGCCCCCACCTGCTCCCATGATACGACCTCCTATCCGTGGACCTCCACCAGAGCATGAGTCTTCTGGATTTTCTCAGGTGTCGGACCCTCTTATCCGTGTTCCCCTCTTTCGGTACCCTATCACTATTATCAGGCACTCCTGATGGAGAGAGAGGAGCTGTTGGGCCAGATTGGAGAGCTGACACAGGCGATGA is a window from the Daucus carota subsp. sativus chromosome 8, DH1 v3.0, whole genome shotgun sequence genome containing:
- the LOC135148457 gene encoding uncharacterized protein LOC135148457, which gives rise to MSGPSTPVHSDHSESTVEGLPPRPGVVPISPPRAPTPPPVAGPSRPPGYSRSGQTPIAAIPLRAIPPPAPVMPPPAPMIRPPIRGPPPEHESSGFSQALLMEREELLGQIGELTQAMRDLDPNRGERQLREEILAFRTEAVERLCGITAPLGTPGDIIDWARWVLEQLDIIGGPDFP